A single Roseisolibacter agri DNA region contains:
- a CDS encoding serine/threonine-protein kinase, whose translation MSSGSSGPHAGARPPSDEPRREPPDETPDGSTPDLLADLRRALAGRFDVERLLGAGGMGSVYYGRDVTLDRPVAIKVVNPDVALAPTVRARFLAEARTVARLRHPHIVAVHAAGEAEGTLYFVMEYVPGESLRDRLARDGRHDDRGALLLLRDLARALGYAHAQGIVHRDVKPENVLLDRDSGRGMLTDFGVAQALAAQDDGDGRLTGMGIVLGSPRYMSPEQAAGERQLDGRSDVYALGLIAYEMFAGEPAVTATSAPTILMKHLTEKPVPIATRSARVTPALAAVIERALEKDPAQRWPTADAMADALEDALAAWDGVPPPARPLGGDAWRPGATTAPVAAASSGRQRALLAAGALAVVAAAGIAGWWVLGRGGSGGAPRGVDPRKSYLVAPFDVQSGDPQLGWLREGSVSMLALNLAQWRDLQVVDYERALDLLRDLELDDARRLTREDALRLARRAGVWTAVTGVVTGTPDSLFVAATVWDVASGQSIDKAQRAAPRSADPRGLFDALARDLLDLARAPQTTVALAQSTTSSLEAYRAYLDASRALNAWQLGRADSLFERATTLDSTFALAHYRRALTLGWGASGSGDQQQAIRAAQRHAARLPQRERALVDAYASFADAMRAQQRGDTLTEGPAFLAAQERYRAIVARDSGDAEAWYGLGDALWHHRPGGWASATATVNWSGALRAFNRTLALDSSFHLAYSHKLDMYRAAADPASPVVLSGDTLRYVGGDATRLAADSALRPARRRAAELAAREARSWADSDPVPQAYLALTRAYLSIGRVDTAVMVLDTALAAHPELRQGILPFLRAQVVARLRPEEGVVAVRNALRQATPEGLRREGVADALPLVLGAAGISAMGGSARDADAVGALLAAARPTLPGLGAPSKQVIDWWTTAARLGMGMPIGSQRALLDSGIAFVDRRAAEMGPGMPQQSAPLLYIAYLASRDPRYVATLRRWRGATAQPWPELDALEALAAGDSARARTIARGFPSADSIRAATGGMNPTRWTARAQVLADLGDVRGAVAMYEVLDPRRFSEFGMVDPGFALYARSFLARGRLYEELNDRAKAAAAYERFLALWKDADPAFEAQRREARAGLARVSDAGRGTEVK comes from the coding sequence ATGAGCAGCGGTTCCTCCGGCCCGCACGCGGGCGCACGACCGCCGTCCGACGAGCCTCGCCGCGAACCGCCCGACGAGACGCCCGACGGCTCGACGCCCGACCTGCTGGCCGACCTGCGCCGCGCCCTCGCCGGCCGCTTCGACGTCGAGCGGCTGCTCGGCGCCGGCGGCATGGGCAGCGTCTACTACGGACGCGACGTCACGCTCGACCGGCCGGTCGCGATCAAGGTCGTGAACCCCGACGTCGCGCTCGCGCCCACGGTGCGCGCGCGCTTCCTCGCCGAGGCGCGCACCGTGGCCCGGCTGCGCCATCCGCACATCGTCGCGGTGCACGCCGCCGGTGAGGCCGAGGGGACGCTGTACTTCGTGATGGAGTACGTGCCGGGCGAGAGCCTGCGCGACCGCCTCGCGCGCGACGGCCGCCACGACGACCGCGGCGCGCTGCTCCTGCTGCGCGACCTGGCGCGCGCGCTCGGCTACGCGCACGCGCAGGGGATCGTGCACCGCGACGTGAAGCCCGAGAACGTGCTGCTCGACCGCGACTCGGGGCGCGGCATGCTCACCGACTTCGGCGTCGCGCAGGCGCTGGCCGCGCAGGACGATGGCGACGGGCGCCTCACGGGGATGGGCATCGTCCTCGGCTCGCCGCGCTACATGAGCCCCGAGCAGGCCGCGGGCGAGCGGCAGCTCGACGGGCGCAGCGACGTCTACGCGCTCGGGCTCATCGCCTACGAGATGTTCGCCGGCGAGCCCGCGGTCACCGCGACCAGCGCGCCGACGATCCTCATGAAGCACCTCACCGAGAAGCCGGTGCCGATCGCCACGCGCAGCGCGCGCGTGACGCCGGCGCTGGCCGCGGTGATCGAGCGCGCGCTGGAGAAGGACCCCGCGCAGCGCTGGCCCACGGCCGACGCGATGGCCGACGCGCTCGAGGACGCGCTGGCGGCGTGGGACGGCGTGCCGCCGCCCGCGCGCCCGCTGGGCGGCGACGCGTGGCGCCCGGGCGCGACGACGGCGCCGGTGGCCGCCGCGTCGTCGGGCCGCCAGCGCGCGCTGCTCGCGGCCGGCGCGCTGGCGGTCGTCGCGGCGGCGGGCATCGCGGGGTGGTGGGTGCTGGGCCGCGGCGGCAGCGGTGGCGCGCCTCGTGGGGTGGATCCGCGCAAGTCGTACCTCGTCGCCCCCTTCGACGTGCAGAGCGGCGACCCGCAGCTCGGCTGGCTGCGCGAGGGGAGCGTCAGCATGCTCGCGCTCAACCTGGCGCAGTGGCGCGACCTGCAGGTGGTGGACTACGAGCGCGCGCTCGACCTGCTGCGCGACCTGGAGCTGGACGACGCGCGGCGGCTGACGCGCGAGGACGCGCTGCGGCTGGCGCGCCGCGCGGGCGTGTGGACCGCGGTCACGGGCGTCGTCACCGGCACCCCGGACTCGCTGTTCGTCGCGGCGACGGTGTGGGACGTCGCGTCGGGGCAGAGCATCGACAAGGCGCAGCGCGCCGCGCCGCGCAGCGCCGATCCGCGCGGGCTGTTCGACGCGCTCGCACGGGACCTGCTGGACCTCGCCCGCGCGCCGCAGACGACGGTCGCGCTGGCGCAGTCGACGACGTCGTCGCTGGAGGCGTACCGCGCGTACCTCGACGCGTCGCGCGCGCTCAACGCCTGGCAGCTGGGCCGCGCGGACTCGCTGTTCGAGCGCGCGACGACGCTCGACAGCACGTTCGCGCTCGCGCACTACCGCCGCGCGCTCACGCTCGGCTGGGGCGCGTCGGGGAGCGGCGACCAGCAGCAGGCCATCCGCGCCGCGCAGCGCCACGCCGCGCGCCTACCGCAGCGCGAGCGCGCGCTGGTGGACGCCTACGCCAGCTTCGCGGACGCGATGCGCGCGCAGCAGCGCGGCGACACGCTGACCGAGGGGCCCGCGTTCCTCGCGGCGCAGGAGCGCTACCGCGCGATCGTCGCGCGCGACTCCGGCGACGCGGAGGCGTGGTACGGGCTGGGCGACGCGCTCTGGCACCACCGGCCGGGCGGCTGGGCGAGCGCGACGGCGACGGTGAACTGGAGCGGCGCGCTGCGCGCGTTCAACCGCACGCTGGCGCTCGACTCGTCGTTCCACCTCGCGTACTCGCACAAGCTGGACATGTACCGCGCGGCGGCCGATCCGGCCTCGCCGGTGGTGCTGTCGGGCGACACGCTGCGCTATGTGGGGGGTGACGCCACGCGCCTCGCCGCCGACTCCGCGCTCCGTCCCGCACGGCGCCGCGCCGCCGAGCTGGCGGCCCGCGAGGCGCGCAGCTGGGCGGACAGCGACCCGGTGCCGCAGGCGTACCTCGCGCTGACGCGCGCCTACCTGAGCATCGGCCGCGTGGACACCGCGGTGATGGTGCTCGACACCGCGCTCGCGGCGCACCCGGAGCTGCGACAGGGGATCCTCCCGTTCCTGCGCGCGCAGGTGGTCGCGCGGCTGCGTCCCGAGGAGGGCGTGGTCGCGGTGCGCAACGCGCTGCGCCAGGCGACGCCCGAGGGGCTGCGGCGCGAGGGCGTGGCCGACGCGCTCCCCCTGGTGCTCGGCGCCGCGGGCATCAGCGCGATGGGCGGCTCGGCGCGCGACGCGGACGCGGTGGGCGCGCTGCTGGCGGCCGCGCGTCCGACGCTGCCGGGGCTCGGCGCGCCGAGCAAGCAGGTGATCGACTGGTGGACCACCGCCGCGCGGCTCGGCATGGGGATGCCGATCGGGTCGCAGCGCGCGCTGCTCGACAGCGGCATCGCGTTCGTGGACCGGCGTGCGGCGGAGATGGGGCCGGGGATGCCGCAGCAGTCGGCGCCGCTGCTCTACATCGCCTACCTGGCCTCGCGCGACCCGCGCTACGTGGCGACGCTGCGGCGCTGGCGCGGCGCGACCGCGCAGCCCTGGCCGGAGCTGGACGCGCTGGAGGCGCTCGCCGCCGGCGACAGCGCCCGCGCCCGCACGATCGCGCGCGGCTTCCCGTCGGCGGACTCGATCCGCGCGGCGACGGGCGGGATGAACCCGACGCGCTGGACGGCGCGCGCGCAGGTGCTGGCCGACCTCGGCGACGTGCGCGGCGCGGTGGCGATGTACGAGGTGCTCGACCCGCGCCGCTTCAGCGAGTTCGGGATGGTGGACCCGGGCTTCGCGCTCTACGCGCGCAGCTTCCTCGCGCGCGGCCGGCTGTACGAGGAGCTGAACGACCGCGCGAAGGCCGCCGCCGCCTACGAGCGCTTCCTCGCGCTGTGGAAGGACGCGGACCCCGCGTTCGAGGCGCAGCGCCGCGAGGCGCGCGCGGGGCTGGCGCGCGTGAGTGACGCGGGACGCGGAACCGAAGTGAAATAG
- a CDS encoding amidohydrolase family protein, with translation MRLLRHLAVVLTLATSVVHAQPAAVGEPPTPSIGQRVGRLLIRGALVIDGAGNPTRGPMDILVEGTRIAAIQPSTDVEFSGSSVGTGRIRGPFDRVIDARGLYVMPGIIDVHGHTQFSRAGQPMPKDYVYKLWLAHGITTVRDPGSGEGIDTMVAHARLSAENRINAPTLIPYATPSADTPDEARASVRALKARGAQGLKVFIARPDVWDALADEARKLGLPIATDMKIQEYDVLDAARLGVRSLEHWYGIPDAALPGPQDFPAGYNYDDERDRFRWAGDLWRQADSSRLSAVLDTMRAHGMTWDPTFAVYEANRDLTRARALPWFTEYALPQVLANFEPDPTRHGSYHADWTTADEVRWRDNFAIWMRWVREYARRGGNVTVGSDAGFIYHLYGFGTVREMELHQEAGFHPLEVIQHATSNGAKALGLKSTGVVRPGFDADLAIVDGNPLHNLKVLYGTGVLTERDGKLVQAGGVKWTIKQGIVFDAEALRADVRGMVQRAKAVGRTAGTR, from the coding sequence ATGCGCCTCCTCCGTCACCTCGCGGTCGTCCTGACGCTCGCCACGTCCGTCGTGCACGCCCAGCCGGCCGCCGTGGGCGAGCCGCCCACGCCATCCATCGGGCAGCGTGTGGGACGGCTGCTGATCCGCGGCGCGCTCGTCATCGACGGCGCGGGCAACCCGACGCGCGGGCCGATGGACATCCTCGTGGAGGGCACGCGCATCGCCGCGATCCAGCCGTCCACCGACGTCGAGTTCAGCGGGAGCAGCGTCGGCACCGGGCGCATCCGCGGGCCGTTCGACCGCGTGATCGACGCGCGCGGGCTGTACGTGATGCCCGGCATCATCGACGTGCACGGGCACACGCAGTTCAGCCGCGCCGGCCAGCCGATGCCGAAGGACTACGTCTACAAGCTCTGGCTCGCGCACGGCATCACGACGGTGCGCGACCCGGGCTCGGGCGAGGGGATCGACACGATGGTGGCGCACGCGCGGCTGTCGGCCGAGAACCGCATCAACGCGCCGACGCTGATCCCGTACGCGACGCCGAGCGCCGACACGCCCGACGAGGCGCGGGCGTCGGTGCGCGCGCTGAAGGCGCGCGGCGCGCAGGGGCTCAAGGTCTTCATCGCGCGCCCCGACGTGTGGGACGCGCTCGCCGACGAGGCGCGGAAGCTCGGCCTGCCGATCGCGACCGACATGAAGATCCAGGAGTACGACGTGCTGGACGCGGCGCGCCTGGGCGTGCGGTCGCTGGAGCACTGGTACGGCATCCCGGACGCGGCGCTCCCGGGGCCGCAGGACTTCCCGGCCGGCTACAACTACGACGACGAGCGCGATCGCTTCCGCTGGGCGGGCGACCTGTGGCGGCAGGCCGACTCGTCGCGGCTGTCGGCGGTGCTCGACACGATGCGCGCGCACGGCATGACGTGGGACCCGACGTTCGCGGTCTACGAGGCGAACCGCGACCTGACGCGCGCCCGCGCGCTGCCGTGGTTCACCGAGTACGCGCTGCCGCAGGTGCTCGCCAACTTCGAGCCCGACCCGACGCGCCACGGCTCGTACCACGCCGACTGGACGACGGCCGACGAGGTGCGCTGGCGCGACAACTTCGCGATCTGGATGCGCTGGGTGCGCGAGTACGCGCGCCGCGGCGGCAACGTCACGGTGGGCAGCGACGCGGGCTTCATCTACCACCTGTACGGCTTCGGCACGGTGCGCGAGATGGAGCTGCACCAGGAGGCGGGCTTCCACCCGCTGGAGGTGATCCAGCACGCGACCTCCAACGGCGCGAAGGCGCTGGGCCTGAAGAGCACGGGCGTCGTGCGCCCGGGCTTCGACGCGGACCTCGCGATCGTCGACGGCAACCCGCTGCACAACCTGAAGGTGCTCTACGGCACCGGCGTCCTCACGGAGCGCGACGGGAAGCTGGTGCAGGCCGGCGGCGTGAAGTGGACGATCAAGCAGGGCATCGTCTTCGACGCCGAGGCGCTGCGGGCGGACGTGCGCGGGATGGTGCAGCGCGCGAAGGCCGTGGGGCGGACGGCCGGAACGCGATGA
- a CDS encoding M1 family metallopeptidase — protein MTTLLSRLALAAALAVAAPVVAQPVAKDAGADAMPALGAGVSRELAAWRAARVRDVRYDLALDVTRPDTATGRVTVRFVRRGDGDAVLDFRGLALSSVQANGRALPDVRGDGAHVRVPAAALRVGENTVTLDFAAAIAPAGASVIRYRDATDGADYLYTLLVPSDANALFPCFDQPDLKARVTLSLRVPAAWTAVANGPAVADSVAGEDRLLRFAETRPISTYLVAFAAGPWHVATRTVGGRTISLYSRASRAREVEVDSLIDANARALAWLTTYFGRPYPFAKYDMVLAPAFPFGGMEHPGAVFYNEESFVYRERPTQPQRIGRTATIYHEVAHQWFGDLVTMRWFDDLWLKEGFATYMAARMQAALDPASEAWKTFYLRNKPTAYAVDASLGTTPVWQELGNLDQAKSNYGAIVYNKAPSVLKQLEYVVGERAFRDGVRRFLARHAYANATWRDLLAAVGEASGRDLSAWGAQYILRPGLPVLEATAADGGVTITQRAAQDLSGGDPWPIRAELLVKGDGASQLRRPVTLAGRTTRVPVAPDAAALLFPNAGDHAYALTLLDSGSVRWAERHLGDARDVGDALLRAQLWGALWDLAREARYAPTRFLALAQQALPTERDEQIAGFVLARVTRAATRWLGPAQRDSVLPALEAVLARAADDTTRPYGIRKAHLDALVSVAQTPAALTALDARLDSATAAGAPLRGPTRWAIVTTLVARGAPTAERRLAEESRRDSTSEGKRRAFVAGAARADSAVKRAYFARYFADRALNEEWVTASLGAFVAPGHEALVRPYVAPALDSLPWIQRNRRIFFLGSWLDALVGGQGTAGALAEVDDFLRTHPTLPADLRRKILQSADELRRTVAVRAAFAR, from the coding sequence GTGACCACACTCCTCTCCCGCCTCGCCCTCGCCGCCGCGCTGGCGGTCGCCGCGCCGGTCGTCGCGCAGCCAGTCGCCAAGGACGCCGGCGCCGACGCGATGCCCGCGCTCGGCGCCGGCGTCTCGCGCGAGCTGGCCGCATGGCGCGCCGCGCGCGTGCGCGACGTGCGCTACGACCTCGCGCTCGACGTCACGCGCCCCGACACCGCGACCGGCCGCGTGACCGTCCGCTTCGTGCGGCGCGGCGACGGCGACGCGGTGCTCGACTTCCGGGGGCTCGCGCTGTCCAGCGTGCAGGCGAACGGCCGCGCGCTCCCCGACGTGCGCGGTGACGGCGCGCACGTGCGCGTGCCGGCCGCCGCGCTGCGCGTGGGCGAGAACACCGTGACGCTGGACTTCGCCGCGGCCATCGCGCCGGCCGGTGCGAGCGTCATCCGCTACCGCGACGCGACCGACGGCGCCGACTACCTGTACACGCTGCTCGTCCCGTCCGACGCGAACGCGCTCTTCCCCTGCTTCGACCAGCCGGACCTGAAGGCGCGCGTGACGCTGTCGCTGCGCGTGCCCGCCGCGTGGACCGCCGTCGCGAACGGCCCCGCCGTCGCCGACTCGGTCGCGGGCGAGGACCGCCTGCTGCGCTTCGCCGAGACGCGGCCCATCAGCACGTACCTCGTCGCGTTCGCGGCGGGGCCGTGGCACGTCGCGACGCGCACGGTCGGCGGCCGCACGATCTCGCTCTACTCGCGCGCGTCGCGCGCCCGCGAGGTCGAGGTCGACTCGCTGATCGACGCCAACGCCCGCGCGCTGGCGTGGCTCACGACGTACTTCGGCCGCCCGTATCCGTTCGCCAAGTACGACATGGTGCTGGCGCCGGCGTTCCCGTTCGGCGGCATGGAGCACCCGGGCGCCGTCTTCTACAACGAGGAGAGCTTCGTCTACCGCGAGCGGCCCACGCAGCCGCAGCGCATCGGCCGCACGGCGACCATCTACCACGAGGTCGCGCACCAGTGGTTCGGCGACCTGGTGACGATGCGCTGGTTCGACGACCTGTGGCTCAAGGAAGGCTTCGCGACGTACATGGCGGCGCGCATGCAGGCCGCGCTCGACCCGGCATCGGAGGCGTGGAAGACCTTCTACCTCCGCAACAAGCCGACCGCCTACGCCGTCGACGCCTCCCTCGGCACGACGCCGGTCTGGCAGGAGCTCGGGAACCTCGACCAGGCCAAGAGCAACTACGGCGCGATCGTCTACAACAAGGCGCCGTCGGTGCTGAAGCAGCTCGAGTACGTCGTGGGCGAGCGCGCGTTCCGCGACGGCGTGCGGCGCTTCCTCGCGCGGCACGCCTACGCCAACGCGACGTGGCGCGACCTGCTCGCCGCCGTCGGCGAGGCGTCCGGCCGCGACCTCTCGGCCTGGGGCGCGCAGTACATCCTGCGGCCCGGGCTCCCGGTGCTCGAGGCGACCGCCGCGGACGGCGGCGTCACCATCACGCAGCGTGCGGCGCAGGACCTCTCGGGCGGCGATCCGTGGCCCATCCGCGCCGAGCTGCTCGTGAAGGGCGACGGCGCGTCGCAGCTGCGGCGTCCGGTCACGCTGGCCGGCCGCACGACGCGCGTGCCCGTCGCGCCAGACGCCGCCGCGCTCCTCTTCCCCAACGCGGGCGACCACGCCTACGCGCTGACGCTGCTCGACTCCGGCTCCGTGCGGTGGGCCGAGCGGCACCTCGGCGACGCGCGCGACGTGGGGGACGCGCTGCTGCGCGCGCAGCTGTGGGGCGCGCTGTGGGACCTGGCGCGCGAGGCCCGCTACGCGCCGACGCGCTTCCTCGCGCTCGCTCAGCAGGCGCTCCCCACCGAGCGCGACGAGCAGATCGCGGGCTTCGTGCTCGCGCGCGTGACGCGTGCGGCGACGCGCTGGCTCGGGCCCGCGCAGCGCGACTCCGTGCTGCCGGCGCTGGAGGCCGTGCTGGCGCGCGCGGCCGACGACACGACGCGCCCGTACGGCATCCGCAAGGCGCACCTGGACGCGCTCGTGTCGGTCGCGCAGACGCCCGCGGCGCTGACGGCGCTCGACGCGCGCCTCGACTCCGCGACGGCGGCGGGGGCGCCGCTGCGCGGGCCGACGCGCTGGGCGATCGTCACCACGCTGGTCGCGCGCGGCGCACCGACCGCCGAGCGGCGACTGGCCGAGGAGTCGCGCCGCGACTCGACGAGCGAGGGGAAGCGGCGCGCGTTCGTCGCCGGCGCGGCGCGCGCGGACAGCGCGGTCAAGCGCGCGTACTTCGCGCGTTACTTCGCCGACCGCGCCCTCAACGAGGAGTGGGTGACGGCGAGCCTCGGTGCGTTCGTGGCGCCGGGGCACGAGGCGCTCGTGCGGCCGTACGTCGCGCCCGCGCTCGACTCGCTGCCATGGATCCAGCGCAACCGCCGCATCTTCTTCCTCGGCAGCTGGCTCGACGCGCTGGTGGGCGGGCAGGGGACGGCCGGGGCGCTGGCGGAGGTCGACGACTTCCTGCGCACGCATCCCACGCTGCCGGCGGACCTGCGCCGCAAGATCCTGCAGAGCGCCGACGAGCTGCGGCGCACGGTGGCGGTGCGCGCGGCGTTCGCGCGCTGA
- a CDS encoding ferritin-like domain-containing protein has product MDQHQPLLPALAASDPELVGRLTAPLTRRAALKGGAAASVGLATALRVASAPVALAALAREAFGQTGGLPAAVVNIFNFALTLEELEAEFYVRAVNSGIVPERDAAVFATIRDHERAHVDFLRRTLGAAAVAKPTFDFTGGNGSGRGPYAGLFSPGGYGTLMAVAQAFEDTGVRAYKGQAPALRPFRGPDGNNFALQAALQVHSVEARHAAQIRRMRGAFSETDPLYQGWITRNVTDVPGANAVYAGEQNTTHAGVNVVPLMARLRPDFDIGQDAVTEAFDEPLTMAEVLAIVDPFIV; this is encoded by the coding sequence ATGGACCAGCACCAGCCGCTCCTCCCCGCGCTCGCCGCCAGCGATCCCGAGCTCGTCGGCCGCCTCACCGCGCCGCTCACGCGCCGCGCCGCCCTCAAGGGCGGGGCCGCCGCGTCCGTCGGCCTCGCGACCGCGCTGCGCGTCGCATCGGCGCCCGTGGCCCTGGCCGCGCTCGCGCGCGAGGCGTTCGGACAGACCGGCGGCCTGCCCGCGGCCGTCGTGAACATCTTCAACTTCGCGCTCACGCTTGAGGAGCTGGAGGCGGAGTTCTACGTGCGCGCGGTGAACTCGGGCATCGTCCCCGAGCGTGACGCCGCGGTCTTCGCGACGATCCGCGACCACGAGCGCGCGCACGTCGACTTCCTGCGCCGCACGCTCGGCGCCGCCGCGGTCGCCAAGCCGACGTTCGACTTCACCGGTGGCAACGGCTCGGGACGCGGGCCCTACGCGGGCCTCTTCAGCCCGGGCGGCTACGGCACGCTGATGGCCGTGGCGCAGGCGTTCGAGGACACGGGCGTGCGCGCGTACAAGGGCCAGGCGCCCGCGCTGCGTCCGTTCCGCGGCCCCGACGGCAACAACTTCGCGCTGCAGGCCGCGCTGCAGGTCCACTCCGTCGAGGCGCGCCACGCGGCGCAGATCCGCCGCATGCGCGGCGCGTTCAGCGAGACCGACCCGCTCTACCAGGGCTGGATCACGCGCAACGTCACCGACGTCCCGGGCGCGAACGCGGTCTACGCGGGCGAGCAGAACACGACGCACGCGGGGGTCAACGTCGTGCCGCTAATGGCGCGCCTGCGTCCGGACTTCGACATCGGCCAGGACGCCGTCACCGAGGCGTTCGACGAGCCGCTGACGATGGCCGAGGTGCTGGCGATCGTCGATCCCTTCATCGTCTGA
- a CDS encoding ferritin-like domain-containing protein has translation MSAPPAERSRRDFLRAAGLAGVTLTVGGALAACTDTSTAPLAPRDASFAVVNGNNVTLDFSSDVDVLNYAYALEQLEAAFYTQVVATSGFTSRFTPSEQSILRDLRDHEIAHREFFRAALGTSAIPDLSVNFASINFTNRDSVLTTAQTFEDLGVGAYNGAGRYLTNEAFLAVAGKIVSVEARHASAIRAVRNGNTSSAFAPDAFDPALTPTQVLSAARPFVVQNITVVNA, from the coding sequence GTGTCGGCGCCGCCGGCGGAGCGCAGCCGCCGCGACTTCCTGCGCGCCGCGGGGCTCGCGGGCGTGACGCTGACCGTCGGAGGCGCGCTCGCCGCGTGCACCGACACGTCGACCGCGCCGCTGGCGCCGCGCGACGCCAGCTTCGCGGTCGTCAACGGCAACAACGTGACGCTCGACTTCTCGAGCGACGTGGACGTGCTGAACTACGCCTACGCGCTGGAGCAGCTCGAGGCGGCGTTCTACACGCAGGTCGTCGCGACGAGCGGCTTCACCTCGCGCTTTACGCCGAGCGAGCAGTCGATCCTGCGCGACCTCCGGGACCACGAGATCGCGCACCGCGAGTTCTTCCGTGCCGCCCTCGGCACGAGCGCGATCCCCGACCTCTCGGTGAACTTCGCGAGCATCAACTTCACGAACCGCGACTCCGTCCTCACGACCGCGCAGACGTTCGAGGACCTCGGCGTGGGCGCCTACAACGGCGCCGGCCGCTACCTGACGAACGAGGCGTTCCTCGCCGTCGCCGGCAAGATCGTCTCGGTCGAGGCGCGCCACGCGTCCGCGATCCGCGCGGTGCGCAACGGCAACACCTCGTCGGCCTTCGCGCCCGACGCGTTCGACCCGGCGCTCACGCCCACGCAGGTCCTGTCGGCGGCGCGGCCGTTCGTCGTGCAGAACATCACCGTCGTCAACGCCTGA
- a CDS encoding EamA family transporter has product MTPTAVFLVLISAAAHAYWNYLLKRAGGTRAFIALSKAAEAVVFLPAALALAWRAPAGTLAGVGPFIALGTFFVLAGYVTLGAAYRVGDLSFIYPIARGGALLFLPPLGWLAFGERVGPLGWIAIVCIVAGVLVMQLPALRREAWRELATQLRGPATLLALLMALILGTSTIWDKYAVRSVSLWAYFYGYTACAGAGYLAWVVRAEGVPAVRAEWRAHRGAAITVGVLNTLSYGLALAALRTGGSTYVVGLRQFSIAVGVWLGARLLGEHVSAPRRLGVSLLLCGCLLMAWGR; this is encoded by the coding sequence GTGACGCCGACCGCGGTCTTCCTCGTCCTGATCTCGGCGGCCGCGCACGCGTACTGGAACTACCTGCTGAAGCGCGCCGGCGGGACGCGCGCCTTCATCGCGCTCAGCAAGGCGGCGGAGGCGGTGGTGTTCCTGCCCGCCGCGCTGGCGCTGGCGTGGCGCGCGCCGGCGGGAACGCTCGCGGGCGTCGGGCCGTTCATCGCCCTCGGCACCTTCTTCGTGCTCGCGGGCTACGTCACGCTCGGCGCGGCGTACCGCGTCGGCGACCTGTCGTTCATCTATCCGATCGCGCGCGGCGGCGCGCTGCTCTTCCTACCGCCGCTCGGCTGGCTCGCCTTCGGGGAGCGCGTGGGACCGCTCGGGTGGATCGCGATCGTCTGCATCGTCGCGGGCGTGCTGGTGATGCAGCTGCCCGCGCTGCGGCGCGAGGCGTGGCGCGAGCTGGCGACGCAGCTGCGCGGCCCCGCGACGCTGCTCGCGCTGCTGATGGCGCTCATCCTGGGCACGAGCACGATCTGGGACAAGTACGCGGTGCGCAGCGTCTCGCTGTGGGCGTACTTCTACGGCTACACGGCGTGCGCGGGCGCGGGCTACCTCGCATGGGTGGTCCGCGCCGAGGGCGTGCCCGCGGTGCGCGCGGAATGGCGCGCACACCGCGGCGCGGCGATCACGGTCGGCGTGCTCAACACCCTGAGCTACGGGCTCGCCCTGGCGGCGCTGCGCACCGGCGGCTCGACGTACGTGGTGGGGCTGCGGCAGTTCAGCATCGCGGTCGGCGTGTGGCTCGGCGCGCGGCTGCTGGGCGAGCACGTGTCCGCTCCGCGGCGGCTCGGCGTGTCGCTGCTGCTCTGTGGCTGCCTGCTGATGGCGTGGGGGCGATAG